DNA from Stigmatella erecta:
GGAGCAGGACTACCTCCCCCGCGCCCCCCGCATCCTTCAAGGCATCCAGGAGACCGTGGCCTTCCAGGCCTGAGGTCCCCTCGCGCCCGGAGCCTCCCATGACGCCCTTCGAGCCCCGCGAACTCACCGAAGCCCAGCTCGTCACGGTGTACCGGGCCATGCTCCAGAGCCGGTTGCTGGACGAGCGCATGGTGTCCCTGCAGCGGCAGGGGCGAATCTCCTTCTACGGCACGGGCATCGGCCAGGAGGCCACGTGCATCGCGAGCGCCTTCGCGCTGCGGCCCTCGGACTGGCTCTTCCCCGGGCTCCGGGAGAACGCGGCCATGCTGCTGCGCGGCTACCCGCTGGTGCCCTACCTCGCGCAGCTCTTCGGCAACGCGGGAGACGAGGCGAAGGGCCGGCAGATGCCCGCCCACCAGTCCTCGCGCCGGGTGAATCAGGTGAGCTGGTCCTCGTGCATCGGCACGCAGCTGCCCCAGGCGGTGGGCGCGGCCTGGGCCGCCCGGAGCAAGGGGCATGACACGGTGGTGCTGGCCTGCCTCGGCGATGGGGCGACGTCCACGGGCGACTTCCACGCCGCGATGAACTTCGCCGGCGTGCTCCAGGCCCCCGTCGTCTTCCTCTGC
Protein-coding regions in this window:
- a CDS encoding thiamine pyrophosphate-dependent dehydrogenase E1 component subunit alpha; the protein is MTPFEPRELTEAQLVTVYRAMLQSRLLDERMVSLQRQGRISFYGTGIGQEATCIASAFALRPSDWLFPGLRENAAMLLRGYPLVPYLAQLFGNAGDEAKGRQMPAHQSSRRVNQVSWSSCIGTQLPQAVGAAWAARSKGHDTVVLACLGDGATSTGDFHAAMNFAGVLQAPVVFLCQNNHWSISLHVSQQTRSETLALKASAYGFPGVRVDGNDAEAVYAATATAVARARAGQGPTFIEALTYRVSAHSSSDDPTLYQDAQEVQAWKAKDPIERLRARLIERQAWDAARDEALRGELLSALHAALSEAEALPPVPPESLFDDVYAEEPWHLAEQREELRRAVRGSRSEG